A single window of Jiangella alkaliphila DNA harbors:
- a CDS encoding GNAT family N-acetyltransferase, with protein MRARSTRLGWPVELHEGPVGLRPLHARDLRVWSEVRQRSESWLRPWEATPPPPADPYTMSFRQMVRLHAAQGRSDESLPWAVTYHGRLAGQLNVSNIIWGSARMGTVGYWLDVDLAGHGIMPTAVAMAVDYCFFVCGLHRLEVNIRPENRASLRVVEKLGFREEGLRPKLLHIDGEWRDHRSFALTAEDVPEGLLRRWRSSRLAP; from the coding sequence GTGAGGGCGCGGTCGACCCGGCTCGGCTGGCCGGTCGAGCTGCACGAAGGCCCCGTCGGGCTGCGGCCGCTGCACGCCCGCGACCTGCGCGTGTGGTCCGAGGTGCGGCAGCGCAGCGAGTCGTGGCTGCGGCCGTGGGAGGCGACGCCCCCGCCGCCGGCCGACCCGTACACCATGTCGTTCCGGCAGATGGTGCGCCTGCACGCCGCCCAGGGCCGCTCCGACGAGTCGCTGCCGTGGGCCGTCACGTACCACGGGCGGCTGGCCGGGCAGCTCAACGTCTCGAACATCATCTGGGGCTCGGCCCGCATGGGCACCGTCGGCTACTGGCTCGACGTCGACCTCGCCGGCCACGGCATCATGCCCACCGCCGTCGCGATGGCGGTCGACTACTGCTTCTTCGTGTGTGGGTTGCACCGGCTCGAGGTGAACATCCGGCCCGAGAATCGCGCCTCCCTCCGCGTCGTCGAGAAGCTCGGCTTCCGCGAGGAGGGGCTGCGGCCGAAGCTGCTGCACATCGACGGCGAATGGCGCGACCACCGCTCGTTCGCTCTCACCGCCGAGGACGTCCCCGAGGGCCTGCTGCGACGGTGGCGTTCGTCGCGTCTGGCGCCCTGA
- the galU gene encoding UTP--glucose-1-phosphate uridylyltransferase GalU, with translation MTAAGTAQDGAVTKVVIPVAGLGTRFLPATKATPKEMLPVVDKPAIQYVVEEAVAAGLSDVLLVTGRNKDAIENHFDRAWELEKALEAKGDQERLRRVMKSQILGDIHYVRQGDPRGLGHAVLCGALHVGDEPFAVMLGDDLIDPRDPLLPHMLDVQKRYGGSVIALIEVPPELAHLYGCASVEPAEDDVMRVTDLVEKPEPGTAPSNLAVIGRYVLNPAVFEVLRHTEPGRGNEIQLTDALKTLAGMPADQGGGVHAVVFRGRRYDTGDRLDYLRTIVSLASERDDLGKDFRAFLREFVAQLPPEVEDD, from the coding sequence ATGACTGCAGCGGGAACGGCACAGGACGGCGCGGTGACGAAGGTCGTCATCCCGGTCGCGGGCCTCGGCACGAGGTTCCTGCCGGCCACCAAGGCGACGCCGAAGGAGATGCTGCCGGTCGTCGACAAACCGGCCATCCAGTACGTCGTCGAAGAGGCGGTCGCGGCCGGGCTGTCCGACGTGCTGCTGGTCACCGGGCGCAACAAGGACGCCATCGAGAACCACTTCGACCGCGCCTGGGAGCTGGAGAAGGCGCTCGAGGCGAAGGGCGACCAGGAGCGGCTGCGACGGGTCATGAAGTCGCAGATCCTCGGTGACATCCACTACGTCCGCCAGGGCGACCCGCGCGGCCTCGGCCACGCCGTCCTCTGTGGCGCGCTGCACGTCGGCGACGAGCCGTTCGCCGTCATGCTCGGCGACGACCTCATCGACCCGCGCGACCCCCTGTTGCCGCACATGCTCGACGTCCAGAAGCGCTACGGCGGCAGCGTCATCGCGCTCATCGAGGTCCCGCCCGAGCTGGCCCACCTCTACGGCTGCGCGTCGGTCGAGCCGGCCGAGGACGACGTCATGCGGGTCACCGACCTCGTCGAGAAGCCCGAACCCGGCACCGCACCCAGCAACCTCGCCGTCATCGGCCGCTACGTGCTGAACCCGGCCGTCTTCGAGGTGCTGCGGCACACCGAGCCGGGCCGCGGCAACGAGATCCAGCTCACCGACGCGCTCAAGACGCTCGCCGGCATGCCTGCTGACCAGGGCGGCGGCGTGCACGCGGTCGTGTTCCGCGGCCGCCGCTACGACACCGGCGACCGCCTCGACTACCTGCGCACCATCGTCAGCCTGGCCAGCGAGCGCGACGACCTCGGCAAGGACTTCCGGGCCTTCCTGCGAGAGTTCGTTGCGCAGCTTCCGCCCGAGGTCGAGGATGACTGA
- a CDS encoding 5-formyltetrahydrofolate cyclo-ligase produces MPTTVREAKRALRDRIQARRRELDATALAHAAGGLRDVVRALPEVAAASTVAAYVAVGREPGTGPLVEALSDDGVDVLLPVLLPGGDLDWARYTGPQHLVPATRGLLEPDGDRLGQAAVTAATVLLVPGLAVDRRGHRLGRGGGSYDRVLARQLAVSPPSFTCVLLHDGEVLDIPVPTEPHDVPVDAAATPGGVHRLR; encoded by the coding sequence ATGCCGACCACTGTGCGAGAGGCCAAGCGGGCCTTGCGGGACCGCATCCAGGCCCGCCGCCGCGAGCTCGACGCGACGGCGCTCGCCCACGCGGCGGGCGGGTTGCGCGACGTCGTCCGGGCGCTGCCCGAGGTGGCCGCCGCCTCGACCGTCGCCGCCTATGTCGCAGTCGGCCGCGAGCCCGGCACCGGCCCGCTGGTCGAGGCGCTCAGCGACGACGGCGTCGACGTGCTGCTGCCGGTGCTGCTGCCCGGCGGCGACCTGGACTGGGCGCGTTACACCGGACCGCAGCACCTGGTGCCGGCCACGCGCGGGCTGCTGGAGCCCGACGGCGACCGGCTCGGCCAGGCGGCGGTGACGGCGGCGACGGTGCTGCTGGTGCCCGGTCTGGCGGTCGACCGGCGCGGGCACCGGCTGGGCCGGGGCGGCGGATCCTACGACCGCGTGCTGGCCCGGCAGCTCGCGGTGTCACCGCCGTCGTTCACCTGTGTGCTGCTGCACGACGGCGAGGTGCTGGACATCCCCGTCCCCACCGAGCCGCACGATGTCCCCGTCGACGCCGCCGCGACGCCGGGCGGGGTGCACCGGCTGCG
- a CDS encoding MogA/MoaB family molybdenum cofactor biosynthesis protein produces MKALVVTVSTRAATGVYEDRGGPLIVAGLAALGFDVADPTVVPDGDEVEAVLRSAVADDYDVVVTTGGTGLSPTDHTPEQTRRVLDAEVPGLAEAIRAYGVAAGVPTAALSRGVAGRAGRTLIVNLPGSPGGVRDGLAVLAPVLPHAVDQLRGGDHPRPGGAS; encoded by the coding sequence ATGAAAGCGCTGGTCGTGACGGTGTCGACGCGCGCGGCCACGGGGGTGTACGAGGACCGCGGCGGGCCGCTGATCGTGGCCGGGCTGGCCGCTCTGGGGTTCGACGTGGCCGACCCGACCGTCGTGCCCGACGGCGACGAGGTCGAGGCGGTGCTGCGATCCGCGGTCGCCGACGACTACGACGTCGTCGTCACCACCGGCGGCACGGGCCTCAGCCCCACCGACCACACGCCCGAGCAGACCCGTCGCGTCCTCGACGCCGAGGTGCCCGGGCTGGCGGAGGCGATCCGCGCCTACGGCGTGGCCGCCGGGGTGCCGACCGCCGCCCTGTCGCGCGGGGTGGCCGGCCGGGCGGGCCGCACGCTCATCGTCAACCTCCCGGGCTCGCCCGGCGGGGTGCGCGACGGTCTCGCCGTCCTCGCGCCGGTCCTCCCGCACGCGGTCGACCAGCTCCGCGGCGGCGACCATCCCCGTCCGGGAGGTGCGTCGTGA
- the moaC gene encoding cyclic pyranopterin monophosphate synthase MoaC — MSSGFTHLDDQGAARMVDVSAKDVTVRTATASGRVLVSARVVAALRAGDVPKGDALAVARLAGIMGAKKTPDLIPLCHPLALHGVDVSLTVLDDAVGVVAVVRTADRTGVEMEALTAVATAALTVVDMVKSIDKGAVISDVRLEEKTGGKSGTWRRA; from the coding sequence ATGAGCTCTGGCTTCACGCACCTGGACGACCAGGGTGCGGCGCGCATGGTGGACGTGTCGGCGAAGGACGTGACGGTCCGGACGGCGACGGCGTCGGGCCGCGTGCTGGTGTCTGCCCGGGTTGTGGCGGCGTTACGGGCCGGGGACGTGCCGAAGGGCGACGCGCTCGCCGTCGCGCGGCTGGCCGGCATCATGGGCGCGAAGAAGACGCCTGACCTCATTCCGCTGTGTCACCCGCTGGCGCTGCACGGGGTGGACGTGTCGTTGACGGTTCTCGATGACGCCGTGGGTGTGGTCGCTGTGGTGCGGACGGCCGACCGGACCGGCGTCGAGATGGAGGCGCTGACCGCCGTCGCGACCGCCGCGCTCACCGTCGTCGACATGGTGAAGTCGATCGACAAGGGCGCCGTCATCTCCGACGTCCGGCTCGAGGAGAAGACCGGGGGCAAGTCCGGAACCTGGCGGCGAGCATGA
- the glp gene encoding molybdotransferase-like divisome protein Glp, whose translation MKRVADHLSDILAAVRPLSELDFQLLDAHGCVLTEDVIAPWSLPQFDNTAMDGYAVVADDVAAASADEPVELPVVVDIPAGDTRLNSIGPGLAARIMTGAPMPSGADAIVPVEDTDGGTARVRITVPAKPGAHIRRTGGDVQVGDVVLGAGTYLGAAQIGLLAAVGRDRIVVRPRPRVVVISTGSELVEPGYPLTTGQISDSNSFTLTAAAREAGAVAYRVPPVPDDKDRLLGLIEDQLIRADMVITTGGVSAGAYDIVKEVLSGLGTVKFDSVAMQPGKPQGFGTIGDDQTPIFALPGNPVSAFVSFEVFVRPAIRKMLGSPRLHRPSVKAVLQERLRSPEGRRQFARARVQTAQDGSHQVRPVGAQHSHLMGDLAYANALIVVPEHVTEVAAGQVVDTVLLERRRE comes from the coding sequence GTGAAGCGTGTCGCTGACCATCTCTCGGACATCCTCGCTGCGGTCCGGCCGCTGAGCGAGCTGGACTTCCAGCTGCTCGACGCGCACGGCTGCGTCCTCACCGAGGACGTGATCGCGCCATGGTCTCTGCCGCAGTTCGACAACACCGCCATGGACGGCTACGCGGTCGTGGCCGATGACGTCGCCGCCGCGTCCGCGGACGAGCCGGTCGAGCTGCCCGTCGTCGTGGACATCCCGGCCGGCGACACCCGGCTCAACTCCATCGGGCCGGGGCTGGCCGCGCGCATCATGACCGGTGCGCCGATGCCGTCCGGCGCCGACGCCATTGTGCCGGTCGAGGACACCGACGGCGGCACCGCGCGGGTCCGCATCACCGTCCCGGCCAAGCCGGGCGCGCACATCAGGCGCACGGGCGGCGACGTCCAGGTGGGCGACGTCGTGCTGGGCGCCGGGACGTACCTCGGCGCCGCGCAGATCGGGCTGCTCGCCGCCGTCGGCCGCGACCGCATCGTCGTCCGGCCGCGGCCGCGCGTCGTCGTCATCTCCACCGGCAGCGAGCTGGTCGAGCCCGGATACCCGCTGACCACCGGGCAGATCTCCGACTCCAACTCGTTCACGCTGACCGCCGCCGCGCGCGAGGCCGGCGCCGTCGCCTACCGCGTCCCGCCCGTCCCCGACGACAAGGACCGGCTGCTCGGGCTGATCGAGGACCAGCTGATCCGCGCCGACATGGTCATCACCACCGGCGGCGTCAGTGCGGGCGCGTACGACATCGTCAAAGAGGTGCTCTCCGGCCTCGGCACAGTGAAGTTCGACAGCGTCGCCATGCAGCCGGGCAAACCGCAGGGCTTCGGCACCATCGGCGACGACCAGACGCCGATCTTCGCGCTCCCCGGCAACCCGGTCAGCGCGTTCGTCTCGTTCGAGGTGTTCGTGCGGCCGGCCATCCGCAAGATGCTCGGCTCGCCGCGGCTGCACCGGCCCAGCGTCAAGGCCGTGCTGCAAGAGCGGCTGCGCTCGCCCGAGGGCCGGCGGCAGTTCGCCCGGGCCCGCGTCCAAACGGCGCAGGACGGCTCGCACCAGGTGCGTCCCGTCGGCGCGCAGCACTCGCACCTCATGGGCGACCTCGCCTACGCCAACGCGCTGATCGTCGTGCCCGAGCACGTCACCGAGGTCGCGGCGGGCCAGGTCGTCGACACCGTCCTGCTCGAACGGCGGCGGGAATGA